A stretch of Methanobrevibacter ruminantium DNA encodes these proteins:
- a CDS encoding exodeoxyribonuclease III — MTDIRLISWNVNGIRAIHKKGFLDWFNAEKADIVCLQETKAQIDQLPKKLVNIPDYTSYFNSAERKGYSGVATYTTIEPKEVYSGMGIDKFDVEGRLQRLDFDGFTLLNIYYPNGGMNDDRLRYKLDFYDAFLDYTNDLRDKGHNLVICGDLNTAHKEIDLARPKNNEEVSGFLPVEREWVTKFLDNGYIDTFRMLHEDERDKYTWWSYRTRARERNVGWRLDYFFVNEEFKDNVKASYIKADVMGSDHCPIALEIEI; from the coding sequence ATGACTGATATAAGACTTATTTCATGGAATGTAAATGGTATTAGAGCTATTCATAAAAAAGGTTTCTTAGATTGGTTTAATGCGGAAAAAGCAGATATTGTATGCCTTCAGGAAACCAAGGCTCAAATAGACCAATTGCCTAAAAAATTAGTGAATATTCCAGACTATACAAGTTATTTCAATTCTGCAGAAAGGAAGGGATACAGTGGTGTAGCAACTTATACAACTATTGAACCTAAAGAAGTTTATTCTGGTATGGGAATTGACAAGTTTGATGTTGAAGGAAGACTTCAAAGATTGGATTTTGATGGTTTCACTCTTTTAAACATTTACTATCCTAATGGTGGTATGAATGATGATAGGTTAAGGTATAAGCTTGACTTCTATGATGCATTCCTTGATTACACTAATGACTTAAGGGATAAAGGTCACAATTTGGTGATTTGCGGTGACTTGAACACTGCTCATAAGGAAATAGATCTTGCAAGACCAAAAAATAATGAGGAGGTCTCAGGTTTCTTGCCTGTAGAAAGAGAATGGGTAACTAAATTCCTTGATAATGGGTATATTGATACTTTTAGAATGTTGCATGAAGATGAAAGGGACAAATATACCTGGTGGAGTTATAGAACCCGTGCTAGAGAAAGAAATGTGGGATGGCGTTTGGATTACTTCTTTGTAAATGAAGAATTTAAAGACAATGTCAAGGCATCATATATCAAAGCGGATGTAATGGGTTCTGATCATTGCCCTATAGCTTTAGAAATAGAAATATAA
- a CDS encoding winged helix-turn-helix domain-containing protein: MKDSEKIIIEFIKLSKNREKIFKALDGETLKPTNISKKTNIPSNNVSRILSQLREKNLVRLLNPETKRGRLYELTDYGKEILDLMKSQLRFIKFRKKKKKK; encoded by the coding sequence ATGAAAGACTCTGAGAAAATTATTATAGAATTCATCAAGTTGTCTAAAAATCGAGAGAAAATATTCAAGGCATTAGACGGAGAGACATTAAAGCCTACAAATATAAGCAAAAAGACTAATATCCCTAGTAACAACGTAAGTCGTATCTTAAGTCAATTACGAGAAAAGAATTTAGTTCGTTTATTAAACCCTGAAACCAAACGGGGCAGATTATATGAATTGACAGACTATGGAAAAGAAATTTTAGATTTAATGAAATCCCAATTAAGATTCATTAAATTTAGAAAAAAAAAAAAAAAAAAATAA